The sequence ATGCTCAAGCCGCCAGTACATCCATGTCTTTTTCCATTTGTATGATCCTGAATAGGGCAGGCCTGCCACGGACATCCCTTGCCTAAAAGCCTTGTCCCAGTCCCGATTCTTCCAGAATGCAGTCTTATCCTCCTTGTTTTTGGGGAACAGATGGGGGACCAAAACGGTGTCATGGTCCGCATCCACAGCCTGGATTCCCTTCATAATCTTGAACGGTGTAATTTTTGACGACGGATCTTTAATAGACCCCACCGGCGTGGTCAGATTAATCACATCTGCATTGGTGTCTACCTTGTCGCCCAAAAGCACCCGATGCATGTAGCCAGAATACCACCGGTAATCGGGCACGGCTGATTCTTCCCACTTAAAAAAGCCTTTTTTCCAGTTATAATCGGGCTTGCCGTACTTATCCATTCGGGGTTTTCTATTTTTATCCCCGGCCTGGGACCAGTCCCAGTATGTTTTAGTGGGCTTGCACTTGGCAAATACTGGAGAGTGGCACACATTACACTCCAGGGTTTTACAGTGATTATTCAGATGATGGTCCAAAAGACCGCCGCTGTAATGGGGATTTTCTCCATGGCAATCCTGGCAGGAGACCTTGCCCTCGGCCACGGGAACCGAGGTGCTCCGGCCCGCAATCCGATGGTTCCGGGTTTTATGGCATTCGGTACAGGCAAAATCATATCCGCCCATGTGGACGTCGCAACTGCGTTCCGGGGTCAGCAGATGCCTGGACATGTCGGCATGTTTGATGGCATCACCGCCCCCGCCGTTGAAATGGCAGGCACCGCAAGTGGCACGGCTGGAATGTCCGACCTTTTGGGCCACCCTCTTCAAATCGACGTCTTTTGCGGGCATCCCCGCTGCCGTGGGCTCTTTTTTGTAGGTACCTGTGGTGTCATGGCACACCAGGCAGTCAATGTTTGACATGTCCGTAAAATCAAAGCTTGCATCTTTCCACCCATATCCTGCATGGCAACTGGTACAGCGCGGCTCGTTGCTAATGACATTGATACAATAGTTATTCAACGCCGTAGCCGCCTTGCCGTGCAGGATCTCTTTGCTGTGGCCGGTGGTATACGGGGACGGCCCCTTCCAGAGCCAGTGGGCGGTTTTGATCATATCCTTGCCCTGGGTTTCGTGGCATCTGAGACACTCGGCGGTTACCTGGAACGGATCTGCATTGTCCGGCAGGTTAACCAGCCTGGTGTGGTCAGGGACATTTTTCAGATGGCAGCCGGTACAGGTCGTCGGCCCCTTGGCTTCGGCCTTATGGCATTCCATACATTGCTGATGATAGGCTGCTTTCAGGCCGATCCGTTCCGGGTGTTCACTGTTAAAAGAATCCTGGTGGCAGGCTGAACACCGGGTGGTTTCAAGTGCATCATCTTTATTCGGGCGGTAATGGTGACACCGGGTGCAGTCCTGGATCAGCGCCGCATGCCGTTTATGGGCAAACCGGACCGGACTGTAATGGTCTTCGCGTTTTTTAATAATGGGGCTGTCCAAAAGAAAATAGACATCATGAATATCGGACAGGGACAATCCCTGGTCCAAAAGCCGCATTTTGCGTTCCGTGTGCCCTTCGTCTTTGTATTCACTAACAAACGGAACCGTCTCCTTGGCCCGATCTTTTGCCGCCTCCTGATCCGGTGCGGTCCACATGTTGGCCGCCTGGCAGGGCGATGCAGCAATGAACAATACACCAGCTATAAAAATAAAAACTTTTATCTTTCTTATCAATTTTA is a genomic window of uncultured Desulfobacter sp. containing:
- a CDS encoding tetrathionate reductase family octaheme c-type cytochrome, with protein sequence MINPMIKLIRKIKVFIFIAGVLFIAASPCQAANMWTAPDQEAAKDRAKETVPFVSEYKDEGHTERKMRLLDQGLSLSDIHDVYFLLDSPIIKKREDHYSPVRFAHKRHAALIQDCTRCHHYRPNKDDALETTRCSACHQDSFNSEHPERIGLKAAYHQQCMECHKAEAKGPTTCTGCHLKNVPDHTRLVNLPDNADPFQVTAECLRCHETQGKDMIKTAHWLWKGPSPYTTGHSKEILHGKAATALNNYCINVISNEPRCTSCHAGYGWKDASFDFTDMSNIDCLVCHDTTGTYKKEPTAAGMPAKDVDLKRVAQKVGHSSRATCGACHFNGGGGDAIKHADMSRHLLTPERSCDVHMGGYDFACTECHKTRNHRIAGRSTSVPVAEGKVSCQDCHGENPHYSGGLLDHHLNNHCKTLECNVCHSPVFAKCKPTKTYWDWSQAGDKNRKPRMDKYGKPDYNWKKGFFKWEESAVPDYRWYSGYMHRVLLGDKVDTNADVINLTTPVGSIKDPSSKITPFKIMKGIQAVDADHDTVLVPHLFPKNKEDKTAFWKNRDWDKAFRQGMSVAGLPYSGSYKWKKTWMYWRLEHEVMPADMALSCAQCHESLKGKTTCNRCHQDNRNVDFKKIAHKGTDFSYMKSKGRDVEHLINKTDYINFKSLGYKGDPIIHGGRFKQLPMGYGTAP